One region of Scomber scombrus chromosome 10, fScoSco1.1, whole genome shotgun sequence genomic DNA includes:
- the rbbp8l gene encoding LOW QUALITY PROTEIN: RBBP8 N-terminal-like protein (The sequence of the model RefSeq protein was modified relative to this genomic sequence to represent the inferred CDS: substituted 1 base at 1 genomic stop codon) encodes MEFPSFSDLLPKLREAHEREVDGWQAKVHELSNKKGCDTKRMEELFNRNQQMKEQQRLLTDNIKTLENRLRAGLCDRCTVTQEVAKRRQQEFELSQMQSLQHITMLAGEVSSLKKENRRLREEIGTLKAAREXCSRHSPISNITITEVKQNFSPDLSPSCNPLALMAQTTSWATGRPADGDVAVKTEVEQKTEEAKNEHRQLRGVINHFEVCQPMSISTPPSWKAEHSAASVGDRRSQSMEGPDQRSSIPGQALPFKNSSSSTSGEANPSRHVLHAPVPCRPQPIKSSPVTLPWPLSESSDWMSMAAAGTGMLVQPSPKLNRLRFPNLIPTSQHASHTSSRRQGSGSHWHKQSKTQPHANEPTVLFRLRDMSENVGSQTKPKEKKEIPPSKAEGISGEGLRETYEGPLDLSDRGKSNSGQTPKDDSPLVREILLRKSPDNVKTKPPPPYVPVSSPSPATTRSTYSTSPLRQEKEPSNGQNHKVISKQEKKEEVNGKTDQNNGKKVPVLTISLRPVVVLEALNTALQKQESLSANGKKLSPAAESGSSSYEQDEEEDESGQDSNRGYKRKRASVETETDRDSDTNNIHPGGRSRSQ; translated from the exons ATGGAGTTTCCGAGTTTCAGCGATCTTCTCCCGAAACTGAGGGAGGCCCACGAGCGAGAAGTGGACG GGTGGCAGGCCAAAGTCCACGAGCTGTCCAACAAGAAGGGCTG tGATACAAAGCGAATGGAGGAGCTGTTCAACAGAAACCAGCAGATGAAAGAACAGCAGAGATTACTCACAGACAACATCAAGACGCTGGAAAATAG GCTGAGGGCCGGGCTGTGTGACAGATGTACAGTAACTCAGGAAGTGGCCAAGAGAAGACAACAGGAATTTGAACTCTCACAAATGCAGAGCCTCCAGCACATCACTATGTTAG CGGGAGAGGTGAGCAGCCTTAAAAAGGAGAACAGGAGACTTAGAGAGGAGATTGGGACTCTAAAAGCAGCACGGGAGTGa tgt AGTCGCCACTCTCCCATCAGCAACATCACCATCACGGAGGTCAAACAGAACTTCTCCCCTGATCTTTCACCCTCCTGTAACCCTTTGGCCCTGATGGCTCAGACAACCAGCTGGGCCACTGGCCGGCCAGCAGATGGCGATGTTGCAGTGAAAACTGAGGTGGAACAAAAGACTGAAG AAGCgaaaaatgaacacagacaACTGAGAGGAGTAATCAATCACTTT GAGGTGTGCCAGCCTATGTCCATTTCCACACCACCATCCTGGAAGGCAGAACATAGTGCAGCCAGTGTTGGAGACAGGAG ATCTCAAAGTATGGAAGGACCAGACCAGCGATCCTCCATTCCTGGTCAAGCTCTCCCCTTTAAGAACTCTTCTTCCTCAACCAGTGGAGAAGCAAATCCCAGTAGACATGTACTCCACGCCCCTGTCCCCTGCCGTCCTCAACCGATCAAGAGCAGCCCTGTTACTCTCCCCTGGCCTTTATCTGAATCCTCTGACTGGATGTCTATGGCTGCTGCAGGCACTGGCATGCTGGTGCAACCTTCTCCCAAACTAAATCGGCTGCGTTTTCCCAACCTGATCCCGACTAGCCAACACGCCAGCCATACCAGCTCCCGAAGGCAGGGGTCAGGGTCTCACTGGCACAAGCAGAGCAAGACTCAACCCCATGCTAACGAGCCAACTGTGTTGTTCAGGTTGAGGGATATGTCAGAGAACGTGGGGAGTCAAACTAAACCcaaggagaaaaaggaaatcCCACCATCCAAGGCTGAGGGGATCTCTGGAGAAGGGCTTAGAGAGACGTATGAGGGGCCTCTGGACTTGTCGGATCGAGGAAAGTCCAATTCGGGCCAAACACCAAAAGATGATTCGCCCTTAGTCCGAGAGATTCTTCTACGGAAGAGTCCTGACAATGTGAAGACAAAACCTCCTCCTCCATACGTACCAGTATCATCACCTTCACCTGCCACCACCCGCTCAACTTACTCTACATCACCACTCAGACAAGAGAAAGAGCCTTCCAATGGTCAAAACCACAAG GTTATCAGTAagcaggagaagaaagaggaggtgaATGGAAAGACAGATCAAAACAACGGGAAGAAGGTGCCCGTCCTCACCATATCGTTACGTCCAG TAGTCGTGCTGGAGGCTCTGAATACTGCTCTGCAAAAGCAAGAATCCTTATCAGCAAATGGCAAG AAATTGTCACCAGCAGCTGAATCAGGAAGCAGCTCATACGAGCAggacgaggaagaggatgaaTCAGGGCAGGATAGCAACCGGGGCTACAAGAGGAAGAGGGCATCTGTGGAGACAGAAACCGACAGAGACTCTGACACAAACA ACATCCATCCGGGAGGAAGGTCGAGATCACAATGA